Within the Nocardioides aurantiacus genome, the region GCACCGGGGTCGACCTGCGGCGCGGCGACATGGCCGAGGCGTTTGGCGACCTCGACGGCACCGTCGACGTGGTGGTCTGCAACCCGCCGTACATCCCGCTGGACGCCTGGGAGAGCGTCGCCCCCGAGGCGCGTGACCACGACCCCGCGCTGGCGCTGTGGTCGGGCGACGACGGCCTCGACGCGCTGCGCGTGCTGGCCCGGACCGCCGCCCGGCTGCTCGTCCCGGGCGGGTGGCTGGGCTCCGAGCACGCCGACGTGCAGGGGGAGTCGGCCGTCGAGGTACTGAGCGGCACGGGTCGCTTCGTCGAGGTGCGCGACCACGCTGACCTGGCAGGTCGTCCGCGCTTCGTGACGGCCCGGCTGGCACGATGAGCGCCGTGACCCAGCGCTACGACCTCTCCGACGACGAGGCCCGCGAGGAGGGCCTCGCCGCCGCCACCGGTGCCGTACGCCGCGGCCAGCTGGTCGTGCTGCCCACCGACACCGTCTACGGCCTCGGCGTCGACGCCTTCGACCCCGACGGCGTGCAGCGCCTGCTCGACGCCAAGGGCCGCGGTCGCGACATGCCGCCGCCCGTGCTGATCTCGACCGCCACCACCCTGGACGCGCTGGCCACCGACGTGCCCGGCTGGGCCCGCGGCCTGATGGAGCGCTACTGGCCCGGGCCGCTGACGCTCGTGTGCCGCCAGCAGTCCTCGCTGCGCTGGGACCTCGGCGAGACCCGCGGCACGGTCGCCGTCCGGATGCCCGACGACCGCGGCGCGCTCGACCTGCTGGGCCGCACCGGCCCGCTCGCGGTGTCCTCGGCGAACCTGTCCGGGCAGCCGGCCGCCACCACCGCCGACGAGGCGGTGACGATGCTGGGGGAGGAGGTAGAGGTGGTCCTCGACGGCGGCCCGAGCCGGAGCTCGCTGGCCTCGACCATCGTGGACTGCACCGGCACCGTCCCGCGCGTGCTGCGGGAGGGCGCGATCGCGCGCGAGGAGCTCGACGAGGCGCTGCGCGAGCTCGGCAGCGGCCTGGAGGACCCGGACCACGACGGCCCGGAGCCGCGCGAGGACGAGGGGGCCGGCTCGGGTGCGTGAGTACCTCGTGGTCTTCCTCGTGGCCGGGGTCGTGAGCTACCTGCTCTGCGTCTTCGCCCGCGAGGCGGCCATCAGGTCGGGCGCGGTGGCCCGGGTGCGTGACCGCGACGTCCACGCCACCCCGATCCCCTACTTCGGCGGCGTCGCCATGCTGGGCGGCCTCGGGGCGGGCCTGCTCATGGCCCACCGGCTGCCGTTCCTGTCCACCTCGCAGCCCTTCGTGTTCCACGACTCGGGCTACGTGCTGCTGGCCGGGGCGATGATCTGCGCGGTCGGGGTGCTCGACGACCTCATCGAGCTCGACGCCCTGACCAAGCTCGGCGGCCAGGTCGTGGCCGCCGGCTTCCTCGTCCTCAACGACGTCAAGCTCTGGTCGCTGCAGCTCCCCGGGGTGGGGCAGCTGGTGCTCGACCCGACCCAGGCCGGCCTGCTGACCGTGCTCCTGGTCGTCGGCACGATGAACGCCGTCAACTTCGTCGACGGCCTCGACGGCCTGGCCGGGGGAGTGGTGCTGATCGGGGCGGTGGCCTTCTTCCTGTTCTCCTACCAGCTCTCGGCCACCAACGGCGAGACCCTGGCCATCACCGCGGCGCTGCTCTGCGCGGCCCTGGGCGGGGCGTGCGCGGGCTTCCTGCCCCACAACTTCTTCCCCGCGCGCATCTTCATGGGCGACTCCGGGTCGATGCTGCTCGGCCTGGTGCTCTCCGGGTCCTCGCTCACGCTGACCGGCCAGTTCGCCACGGTCTCGGTCGAGCGCGACGGCGGGACGACCTCCTCGATCCTGGTCATGCTGCTGCCGATCCTGCTGCCGATCATCATCCTGATCGTGCCGATGGTCGACCTCGTCCTGGCCGTCGTGCGCCGCACCCGGCGCGGCCAGGCGTTCTACCAGCCCGACAAGGAGCACCTGCACCACCGGCTCCTCGAGATCGGCCACAGCCAGCGCCGGGCCGTGCTGATCATGTGGCTCTGGGCCGGGCTGGTCGCCTTCGGCGGTGTCCTCGTGGGGCTCTACTCCGGTCCGCTCACCTGGGTGCTGCTCGGCGTCGGGACGCTGCTGACCGCGACGCTGACCTTCGTGCTGCCACGCCTCCAGCGACCGGCCGTGGTGGGCGGCTGAGCAGGCGTGCGCCCGCCGGGTTCGACCGTCGACCCGACCTTGTGCTAATTTTCACAAGCACCGCCACCGCCCTGGTGACAGCCCCGTCGAGCACGTGGGAGAGTCGCCTGACGACGACGATGAGGCTGCCCATGACGACGACCGCCGGAACCACGCGTTCCCCGCACCCGGGGCCTCCCGGGGTGCGCCCGGTCGTGGTCCCCGTGCGCGTGGCCGTGCGGTCGCTCGTGTGGGGCCCGCCCGGCCTGGTCGTCGCCGGGCTGCTGACCTGGCTCG harbors:
- a CDS encoding L-threonylcarbamoyladenylate synthase — encoded protein: MSAVTQRYDLSDDEAREEGLAAATGAVRRGQLVVLPTDTVYGLGVDAFDPDGVQRLLDAKGRGRDMPPPVLISTATTLDALATDVPGWARGLMERYWPGPLTLVCRQQSSLRWDLGETRGTVAVRMPDDRGALDLLGRTGPLAVSSANLSGQPAATTADEAVTMLGEEVEVVLDGGPSRSSLASTIVDCTGTVPRVLREGAIAREELDEALRELGSGLEDPDHDGPEPREDEGAGSGA
- a CDS encoding MraY family glycosyltransferase, which translates into the protein MREYLVVFLVAGVVSYLLCVFAREAAIRSGAVARVRDRDVHATPIPYFGGVAMLGGLGAGLLMAHRLPFLSTSQPFVFHDSGYVLLAGAMICAVGVLDDLIELDALTKLGGQVVAAGFLVLNDVKLWSLQLPGVGQLVLDPTQAGLLTVLLVVGTMNAVNFVDGLDGLAGGVVLIGAVAFFLFSYQLSATNGETLAITAALLCAALGGACAGFLPHNFFPARIFMGDSGSMLLGLVLSGSSLTLTGQFATVSVERDGGTTSSILVMLLPILLPIIILIVPMVDLVLAVVRRTRRGQAFYQPDKEHLHHRLLEIGHSQRRAVLIMWLWAGLVAFGGVLVGLYSGPLTWVLLGVGTLLTATLTFVLPRLQRPAVVGG